A genomic window from Solanum dulcamara chromosome 11, daSolDulc1.2, whole genome shotgun sequence includes:
- the LOC129873876 gene encoding trans-resveratrol di-O-methyltransferase-like, which yields MDVPMDSEMFRAQAHIYRHAFSFANSMVLGCAIQLGIPDVIHSQKQPMTLSELVSQLKLPPAKSDAIHRLMRLLVYSGFFATAKFLDENSEIQQGYVLTPSSKLLLKSEIPNLSPFVRAMVDPVMVNPWKSLGDWFLGNETTPFETAHRAPMWEFCDQNPRFNSVFNEAMASDSQMMCLVVKDCKQVFQEMDSLVDVGGGTGIIANTILAAFPHLKCTVLDLPHVVANMPDTHNLKYVGGDMFQSIPSADAILFKHVMHNWSDEDCVKILKRCSEAIKDKNEGRKGKVLIIDMVLDGDDEEAGMTEVKLIFDVLMMVLLTGRERSEKEWEKLFLEAGFMSYKITHIFGLRSLIEVFP from the exons ATGGATGTTCCAATGGATAGTGAAATGTTCAGAGCTCAGGCTCATATCTACAGGCATGCCTTCAGTTTTGCAAATTCCATGGTTCTTGGTTGTGCAATTCAATTAGGCATACCAGATGTAATTCATAGTCAAAAGCAGCCAATGACTCTCTCTGAACTTGTTTCTCAGCTCAAACTTCCCCCTGCAAAATCAGATGCAATTCATCGATTGATGCGCCTATTGGTATACTCTGGCTTCTTTGCCACTGCAAAATTTCTTGATGAAAACTCAGAAATTCAACAAGGGTATGTTCTTACACCTTCTTCTAAGCTGCTTTTGAAGAGTGAGATCCCAAATTTGTCACCTTTTGTTAGAGCAATGGTTGATCCTGTTATGGTGAATCCATGGAAATCTTTGGGGGATTGGTTTCTAGGAAATGAAACCACCCCATTTGAGACAGCACATCGTGCACCCATGTGGGAATTCTGTGACCAAAATCCAAGATTCAACAGTGTTTTCAATGAAGCAATGGCTAGTGATTCCCAAATGATGTGTTTGGTTGTGAAAGACTGCAAACAAGTTTTTCAGGAGATGGATTCCTTGGTTGATGTTGGAGGTGGCACTGGAATTATAGCTAACACTATTTTGGCTGCATTTCCTCATCTTAAATGCACTGTGTTGGATCTCCCTCATGTTGTTGCTAACATGCCAGACACACATAATTTGAAATATGTAGGAGGTGACATGTTTCAGTCAATTCCCTCTGCTGATGCCATTTTGTTTAAG CATGTGATGCATAATTGGAGTGATGAGGATTGTGTGAAGATACTAAAGAGATGTAGTGAAGCTATCAAGGATAAAAATGAGGGAAGAAAAGGGAAGGTCCTTATCATTGATATGGTATTGGATGGAGATGATGAAGAAGCAGGCATGACTGAAGTGAAGCTCATTTTTGATGTACTAATGATGGTTTTACTCACTGGAAGGGAGAGAAGTGAGAAAGAATGGGAAAAGCTTTTCCTTGAGGCTGGTTTCATGAGCTACAAGATTACACATATCTTTGGCCTAAGGTCCCTCATTGAAGTTTTCCCTTAA